A genomic stretch from Leptodactylus fuscus isolate aLepFus1 chromosome 10, aLepFus1.hap2, whole genome shotgun sequence includes:
- the HPS6 gene encoding BLOC-2 complex member HPS6 — translation MTHFGPPQLASDYGDFGRQQHLREALQSGGCRGFCSPDGRHLLLWLPQHRRLLSFPRVIPGAPLPGAYLEQSWPRDTPPLSGLLFYHCPPDWLLCLVWENGRAEVWSPPRGAAGNTWLLLQSLELCNSGRARVLSVCAGNGGDLVWCEERGPSRPQGPPNPYMHCICRRALRVSGQQVTLGSMKIVLHHSPLYSMLSSPNHIFMVPDSGIHPLLIYSLLEDKVSMATPTTGLLHSKALSESDFKKMVLEYASFLSSQMSPAIQHSVVTTAGHLLLMTTTGQIYLLYDHGGVRHVFDIEADIVAETQVKMEMFGKTLACALDTTVFLIDMNTGRLMGKNLLDSEELFFLRVLDTEDVQLLSRNGIYTFGSSVCTEDDGKSEPSLLDMVYEEACKYYQRRSLSNTKLTVTELKKGEMFQAPITLSAILNHYQKNGKSKGQTQYKDLLSNITNELQSFMSLEVLKSCIISAPGEDIEKYCEELVDHEITRLLQMDLDRDSLLYINSLFSTFPKASWMSIRNNFQFIHNGDGKLVIRATAELWKKVLSPLPLGAKDGSPNGVYPLFEVICQSLCTFKPKWLPSFVQHAQDCSGLSWNFTAKDNCDGVPLYKRALSVLGKRKENTNVDLEMEILLCSGRPQAIIQAIHILIALQRWPRVIEETLRFSQLSPLITKDIFITLLIEFIKHRHLDPYVQQLCQICPEDFTTTDLLRIILHNLPTTEADPPPFCSGVAHLTVGLLKPILNKVLLNQIRKHQKFPTQRFPPATPQRTDKSVTQGPVLNGDDLSPTDFYSTNGF, via the exons ATGACGCACTTCGGGCCTCCGCAGCTAGCTTCGGATTATGGAGACTTCGGGCGGCAGCAGCACCTGCGGGAGGCGCTACAGAGCGGGGGCTGCCGGGGTTTCTGCAGCCCGGACGGCCGCCACTTGCTCCTCTGGCTGCCGCAGCACCGGCGATTGCTCTCCTTTCCGCGGGTGATACCCGGCGCTCCGCTCCCCGGGGCTTACCTGGAGCAGAGCTGGCCCCGGGACACCCCTCCGCTCTCCGGCCTGCTCTTCTACCACTGCCCGCCGGACTGGCTGCTGTGTCTGGTGTGGGAGAACGGCCGGGCCGAGGTGTGGAGCCCTCCCCGCGGAGCTGCGGGCAACACCTGGCTCCTCCTGCAGTCCCTGGAGCTGTGTAACAGCGGCCGGGCCCGGGTGCTGTCTGTGTGCGCCGGCAATGGCGGGGACCTGGTGTGGTGTGAGGAGAGGGGCCCCTCCAGACCCCAGGGGCCCCCTAACCCCTACATGCACTGCATCTGCCGGCGGGCGCTCCGGGTGTCTGGGCAGCAG GTGACCTTGGGCAGTATGAAGATTGTCCTCCATCACAGCCCCTTGTACTCCATGCTCTCCTCGCCTAACCACATCTTCATGGTCCCGGACAGCGGCATTCATCCCCTCCTCATATACTCTCTCCTAGAAGACAAGGTGTCCATGGCTACTCCAACCACAGGACTCCTTCACAGCAAAGCTCTTAGTGAGAGTGACTTTAAGAAGATGGTTCTGGAGTATGCCAGCTTCCTTTCTTCTCAGATGTCCCCAGCGATCCAGCATTCAGTGGTCACCACGGCCGGCCACCTGCTTCTTATGACAACCACTGGGCAGATCTATCTGCTTTATGATCATGGAGGTGTCAGGCATGTCTTTGATATTGAAGCTGATATTGTGGCTGAAACTCAAGTCAAGATGGAGATGTTTGGTAAGACCTTGGCTTGTGCGCTAGATACAACCGTGTTCCTTATAGACATGAATACCGGCAGGCTGATGGGAAAGAACCTACTCGATAGCGAGGAGCTGTTCTTCCTGAGGGTATTAGATACTGAAGACGTCCAGCTGCTCTCAAGGAACGGCATCTACACCTTTGGGTCTTCTGTTTGCACTGAAGATGATGGAAAGTCTGAGCCATCATTGCTAGACATGGTGTATGAAGAGGCCTGTAAGTATTACCAAAGAAGAAGCCTGAGCAACACTAAGCTGACAGTGACGGAGCTAAAGAAAGGCGAAATGTTCCAGGCCCCCATCACCTTGTCCGCCATCCTCAACCACTACCAGAAAAATGGCAAATCCAAAGGCCAAACCCAGTACAAAGATCTGCTGAGCAACATCACCAACGAGCTACAAAGCTTCATGAGTCTGGAAGTCCTCAAGAGCTGCATCATCAGTGCACCCGGAGAAGACATTGAGAAGTACTGTGAGGAGCTGGTGGACCACGAGATCACGCGGCTCCTTCAGATGGACCTGGACCGCGACAGCCTGCTCTATATTAACTCTTTGTTCAGCACTTTCCCCAAGGCGTCTTGGATGTCTATAAGGAATAACTTTCAGTTTATTCACAACGGAGATGGAAAACTTGTTATCAGGGCCACGGCCGAGCTGTGGAAGAAAGTGCTGAGTCCACTCCCATTGGGGGCAAAGGATGGCTCCCCTAATGGGGTCTACCCTCTATTTGAGGTCATCTGTCAGTCTTTATGTACCTTTAAACCCAAGTGGCTTCCTTCTTTTGTCCAGCACGCCCAGGACTGCTCGGGGCTGTCCTGGAACTTCACTGCCAAAGATAACTGTGATGGCGTGCCCTTGTATAAGAGGGCCTTGTCCGTTCTGGGGAAGCGGAAGGAAAACACTAATGTGGACCTGGAGATGGAGATCCTGTTGTGCAGCGGGCGACCGCAGGCCATCATCCAGGCCATCCATATACTTATCGCTCTACAGCGCTGGCCAAGGGTCATTGAGGAGACTCTGAGGTTCTCGCAGCTCAGCCCGCTCATCACTAAGGACATCTTCATCACCCTGTTAATAGAGTTCATTAAACACAGACACTTGGACCCCTACGTCCAGCAGCTGTGCCAGATCTGCCCTGAGGATTTCACCACCACAGACCTCTTAAGGATTATCCTCCATAACTTGCCCACCACTGAGGCCGATCCACCCCCGTTTTGTAGCGGCGTTGCACATCTGACTGTCGGGTTGCTGAAACCTATCCTGAATAAAGTATTACTGAACCAGATCAGGAAACATCAAAAGTTCCCAACGCAAAGATTTCCCCCAGCAACGCCGCAGCGAACGGACAAGTCTGTTACCCAAGGTCCTGTCCTGAATGGGGACGACCTGTCACCCACTGACTTCTACTCCACTAATGGCTTCTAA